The following coding sequences lie in one Flagellimonas eckloniae genomic window:
- the drt2 gene encoding antiviral reverse transcriptase Drt2, whose translation MKNLSLYDEDVWKRFSEKIGKTNEEFELKKYPQFDPYFDFLKYGERLKKLVEDPSLELVSKHSFLPFVKILIKTPRYRYQDNISSCKLETKIRPISFASHFDTYLYAYYSFALNEKYQGYIKEKGFDGSILAYRTDLDGKCNIQFAKQAFDEVKSQNKVNGDCAVIALDITGYFDNIDHSLLKEKWCKVLDLEKLPKDQYKVYRSLTKYSYVRLHSVLKHFGIDLKKKKKNGEGWQTILDLIPDSIAGASFKDKFNLIRSRSLLTTNLPKQQKDGTLENRGIPQGSSMSALLSNIYLIDFDEWLVKLGRENGFKYYRYCDDLLIICSTKDAREINALVLSEIKKYKLVIQDKKTEYIVFKNNSAGKIRAFNQKKIVEKNVKINAQNENQFYKNLQYLGFEFNGQNIYIRPGSLSRYFRKAKGRIVKSVMMSYSNKGRGNKILRKQLYERYSHLGRRNFLSYAKNASKKTYRNSKGKVYEGMDSISIRRQLSAHFGIIEREVLKTSLQRFAQEEGKTKKRESRGRKRKERTLKL comes from the coding sequence ATGAAAAATTTATCTTTATATGATGAGGATGTATGGAAAAGATTCTCTGAAAAAATTGGTAAAACCAATGAAGAATTTGAGCTAAAAAAGTATCCTCAGTTTGACCCTTATTTTGATTTTCTAAAATATGGCGAAAGGCTTAAAAAACTGGTTGAAGATCCCTCTTTGGAATTGGTAAGTAAACATTCATTCTTACCATTTGTCAAAATCCTTATTAAAACTCCTAGATACAGATATCAAGACAATATATCTTCTTGCAAACTTGAGACCAAAATCAGGCCTATTTCATTTGCATCACACTTTGACACTTATTTGTATGCCTATTATTCATTCGCCTTGAATGAAAAGTATCAAGGGTATATCAAGGAAAAAGGTTTTGATGGAAGTATACTGGCATATAGGACTGATTTAGATGGAAAATGCAATATTCAATTTGCAAAACAGGCATTTGATGAAGTAAAATCTCAAAACAAGGTCAATGGTGATTGCGCTGTTATAGCTTTAGATATTACTGGTTATTTCGATAATATTGACCATTCTCTATTGAAAGAAAAGTGGTGTAAGGTTTTAGACCTTGAAAAACTTCCAAAAGATCAATACAAAGTTTATCGTTCCTTGACCAAATACAGTTATGTAAGGTTGCATAGTGTTCTAAAGCATTTTGGTATCGACTTGAAAAAGAAAAAGAAAAATGGGGAGGGATGGCAAACTATTTTGGATTTAATACCAGATAGTATTGCTGGAGCCAGTTTTAAAGATAAATTCAACTTAATAAGAAGTAGAAGTTTATTAACTACAAACTTGCCAAAACAACAGAAGGATGGGACCTTAGAAAATAGAGGCATACCACAAGGTTCTTCTATGAGTGCTTTATTGTCAAACATTTATTTAATAGATTTTGATGAATGGTTAGTGAAATTGGGAAGGGAAAATGGATTTAAATATTATAGATATTGTGATGATTTACTTATCATTTGTAGCACTAAAGATGCTAGAGAAATTAATGCCCTAGTCCTCTCAGAAATAAAGAAATATAAACTTGTTATTCAGGATAAAAAGACGGAATACATTGTGTTTAAGAACAATTCTGCAGGTAAAATCAGAGCATTTAATCAAAAGAAAATAGTAGAGAAAAATGTAAAAATCAATGCTCAGAATGAAAATCAATTCTATAAAAATTTACAGTATCTAGGTTTTGAGTTTAATGGACAGAATATTTATATAAGACCAGGTAGCCTATCAAGGTACTTCAGGAAAGCTAAAGGCAGAATAGTTAAGAGTGTTATGATGTCTTACAGTAATAAAGGCAGAGGTAATAAAATATTAAGGAAACAACTATATGAAAGATACTCTCATTTGGGGAGAAGAAACTTCTTGAGTTATGCCAAGAATGCATCTAAAAAAACCTATAGGAATTCAAAGGGGAAAGTATATGAAGGGATGGACTCAATAAGCATTAGAAGGCAATTGTCTGCTCATTTTGGTATTATAGAACGAGAAGTTCTTAAAACTAGTCTTCAGCGTTTTGCACAAGAGGAAGGTAAAACTAAAAAAAGAGAATCAAGAGGTAGAAAAAGGAAGGAAAGGACTTTGAAGCTTTAA
- a CDS encoding site-specific integrase, with amino-acid sequence MRTSRTFKVLFRQIKARGKNETAPIYVRITVNGKRVEFSTDLYYPIDEWNSKISRAMGRNADARALNDELDNIYVEIKKCYEALVKEGRYVTAQMVKARYLGTDHSGETILGLSKYHYDKSIGKLKEGTLKNYKTTERYLTDFLIKDLKILDLPLDYIRYEFIVDFEAFLRNPKNHFNKRQPLKNNGLMKHIERLNKLMNFAFKLGWIEKHPFERYELKFTKFKNGFLTKMQLEAIETVELDIPKLSCVRDVFVFCCYTGLAYIDVKKLTKQNLVMGIDGNMWLSLYRQKSDELVKIPLLKKAEAILEVYEGFEDSERLLPVYSNQKMNTYLKEIAGLCKIDIKVTCHVARHTFATTVTLSNGVPIATVSKLLGHAKLSTTQIYANVVEKKLQDDMNKLQETLNGVRETA; translated from the coding sequence ATGAGGACTTCTAGGACTTTTAAGGTGCTTTTTCGACAAATAAAGGCACGAGGTAAAAACGAAACCGCACCCATTTATGTGCGTATTACGGTCAATGGCAAGCGTGTTGAATTCAGTACAGACTTGTACTATCCCATTGATGAGTGGAACAGTAAAATAAGCCGTGCAATGGGCAGAAATGCGGATGCAAGGGCTTTAAATGATGAGCTGGACAATATCTACGTAGAAATCAAGAAATGCTATGAGGCATTGGTAAAAGAGGGAAGATATGTAACTGCGCAAATGGTTAAGGCGAGATATCTTGGAACCGACCATAGTGGCGAAACCATACTTGGCCTATCTAAATACCATTATGATAAAAGCATCGGTAAACTAAAGGAAGGAACGCTCAAAAACTACAAAACTACGGAACGGTATTTGACGGATTTTTTAATAAAAGACCTCAAAATACTTGACTTGCCATTGGACTATATCCGGTATGAGTTTATAGTTGATTTTGAGGCTTTTCTACGTAATCCAAAAAACCATTTCAATAAAAGGCAGCCCTTAAAGAACAACGGTTTAATGAAGCATATTGAACGGCTTAACAAGCTTATGAATTTTGCTTTCAAACTGGGTTGGATAGAGAAACACCCATTCGAAAGATATGAACTGAAGTTCACCAAATTCAAAAACGGATTCTTGACCAAAATGCAGTTGGAGGCTATAGAAACCGTAGAACTTGACATTCCAAAGCTTTCTTGCGTGCGCGATGTATTTGTCTTCTGTTGCTATACAGGGCTAGCCTATATAGATGTAAAAAAGCTAACAAAGCAAAATTTGGTAATGGGAATAGATGGTAATATGTGGCTTTCGCTCTATCGGCAAAAAAGTGATGAACTTGTAAAAATTCCACTTTTGAAAAAGGCGGAAGCTATTTTAGAGGTGTATGAGGGATTTGAAGATTCAGAACGATTACTGCCCGTTTACTCCAATCAAAAAATGAATACCTATCTAAAGGAGATAGCAGGTCTTTGTAAAATTGATATTAAGGTCACCTGTCATGTTGCTAGGCACACATTTGCTACTACGGTAACCCTTTCCAATGGAGTACCCATTGCAACTGTATCAAAGCTATTAGGGCATGCTAAGCTATCTACCACACAGATTTATGCCAATGTGGTGGAAAAGAAGTTGCAAGATGACATGAATAAACTTCAGGAGACACTAAATGGTGTTAGGGAAACTGCATGA
- a CDS encoding T9SS type B sorting domain-containing protein gives MLPQKTRHLLFAVLLVFISICCSTVLAKTEVNKILETIVSGTPQPHSEKVSEISTVDISSDKTQVFSSAAMFMTIIQGANEEVVCPNDGSTLAKFFLCGTSDIRNLTLSQSGSSYEWQQLDPNTCAPTVVDDCPTINAACTWNTVGTGATYSLDSAGEFRVRVDSGQYFYFKSTLNPLDPQLINEDIICGNPGRVEVTNVPAGYEYSLNSSAGPYQDDPFFDIATPGNYMVWARLKNVSASACLFPSNTVNVQSLDITVDVTANDILCSSELGSIDVQVSGVPGFYTYRLIKNGVTVDTFGPNGLDSYTFDNVGPGVYSIRVDTNDCSETITTDTGGAIIEIGNGISPLDVVATASASFGCGATSVDVDLTTTGGTAPYRFSVDGGAFGSTYTSTTSFTVTSAATYAILVEDANGCQRSATVNVPDIPPPTFNITEEDANCGGSNNGRITVNVTNGFGYEIEYSNDNGATYQTSNVFSNLAPGTYDIVLRYEQDSFTCNTSSVVGTIGTPSNINATATPDTVPTCADESGGQITISGVSGGTAPYEYSVGAGFGTNPVFASLGVGTYTPLIRDANGCVQTLPDIVFNVLDKPTDIAFTISSLDCITTTASVALVVTGGTGPYNYEIIAPTASVVDNGTNSTFNGLGLGTYTFRVTDNEGCSYDENYAITDISSIGVQAQQTKVVTCVGDSDGEGRFLVDGFNTTYSYDIDGGTPFTGQNSGIIPLAGLAAGSYVISVTDEDTNCTDTATLTIEEPSTAFAISSLDVTDMSCQNGNIGAVRVNTVGGWGGNRYTLTQPDSSTRGPKNGSVFSNLSQDGLYQVSVTDANGCTVTDSFTLTTLEAPTLTLDTTASDFCYDNFTAATLVVNATLGTAPYQYRINGGALGASNSFAGLTPGNYSIEVVDANDCRDTVTATIEPQVTALATTIQELDCAGPPAQIQVNISNGYTSGGDYDIYEVQINGGGYSSDNNNITGNSFVYSIPNDGSIVSDTTYQFLITDSEGCTTESNIITITPPETIAGSVIGTDTQCGDATSGIVEVVADTSQGIPPYEYSNDNGVTFSSQNIFSGYGPGTHGGFMVRDSRGCVSPAYNVTIGGSVALDATATPIDAVCSLGAVNGSVSVAITGGSGVAPFDYILLDVNGVPVASSMGTPSLTANFPNLPVGNYTIVTTDSQGCEDRDEVVVDQNTLDLTPIDTPPAVCSGSAFTYRVQASGGTAPYEFRLVGEPAFNPADNTPGQGDIYDFTGQVTFGVTYFVEVRDANGCTYIEEIDPITATNPVTVTANSSTASCNVAGSGGIDYEVSGITSSPGNFTVTLENTDTGAIEAGPDTYTSEPIPFNDTFTGLAPGNYQIIVTDDDTGCSSSTLVFIGFSSPSIVVDNNVEATCNAGALVTVRGFGGTAPFGYAYVPNGDPAPTVFGTDTTFEIPGPYPSDYDFYVEDANGCTALTTVTVTQEAGIPAPAIDVINQCTATSGYQINVTAPLSTGSGLPEETFMYDIGSGFQSSVNFVVPNPGSYVITIRDGNGCTATIAADVFDFFAITADATSFPTCNAGDGEITVNTTGGSGNFEFQLRDAGTLANIGPAQSSNTFTGVLPGDYNILVTDLSSNTTPLCTDEAIVNVSTVNTPVITATPSTEITCNGADNGTISVELQPGSDTDTPLSYILYDGASSTIMAGPQASPVFDDLAPDTYQVEVVSDRGCTDRSGDILISEPTLLQVDAIHTEFSCNPSSNQFSTATITIFTDTNGDGTGTATGTGPYTYSMNDGTPQFDGTNFQTSNTFEVIDNGTNQSIILTARDQNGCEEMATVNINTPTDITFSYSVSPLTCDASGIGVNPGSITIIVNEGAGNYEVEILPLGSEPAMNSGGTDRVVWPISTPGDYIFAVTDIGNGGCSYLTTTVNMPEYNNIEAIIAEVRPVTCFNGNDGEISLEINNYSGAYNYEVFSRDNLGVETTTGVTGSFDTNAPINSPEIITGLPAGNLIVYVEASDTPFCDVTSNIATVRSPDRALSVTAIQTSDVTCNVPGLGEITATGDGGWGTYEYQLIAPDGTTILVDYPNTNPIFQDLSTGNYTVNIRDFRGCEETTLINLPLPTPIIADIQVVSPLACNNDNDGIIEAHNILGGQGAGNYLYQLNRITDGTNSGLQTTPTFANLAAGDYTITIFDGWNCSFTTVPITVQDPEIVIAELVELQPPGCGDLGRMELTVTNPEVGVDYFYRRAGTADPFTPFGTGLTSVEITADITIDPGPFQYEVQNSNGCPFESSNQISLDPAAPLVIALDLTNATINCAGEATGIIRSEAFGGIGSYIYTLLNSDVPPYPTVATTVRPAQDSGIFRNLDPGTYYVYAQSGGCEAISTPIVIEPKPPLVLEYLEAVPVMCHGDTNGQIIIEASGGTGDIRYSISDTLSEFFEGDDPVNPNRKTFNDLSPRTYDVIIQDDLGCTITRTVEITQPMELLAGIASTTPEICLGDMDGTLTLDVTGGTAPYYTSINSADDADFVQNETMFFDGLQGGETYVVFVRDANGCQTNIVAEIGVGIELMVEPIVQYGCDGIFPNSTATVSVADSSLLPNLLFSLDVDDIQLANDQRVYGDLPPGEHTVYVYHQNGCVTFVEFEIDAYEPLVLEAEKIGPTEIQAIATGGFGGYEYFFQGESFGETNIFTISMDANVNIMVRDQNGCVANLVMPFDFDGMPEMPDFFTPDGDNLNDYWTIGNREFFPNLEVKIYDRYGRVVAILDEVKGWDGKYEGNELPTGDYWYVVNANDSDKQQYVGHFTLYR, from the coding sequence ATGCTTCCTCAAAAAACAAGGCATTTGCTATTTGCCGTGTTGCTGGTGTTCATTTCAATATGTTGTTCCACGGTACTAGCAAAAACAGAGGTCAACAAGATACTTGAAACTATTGTATCTGGTACTCCTCAACCTCATTCTGAAAAAGTTTCGGAAATTTCAACTGTTGATATTTCTTCGGACAAAACCCAGGTTTTTAGTTCCGCTGCTATGTTCATGACCATTATTCAAGGAGCCAACGAAGAAGTGGTGTGCCCTAATGATGGTAGTACCCTAGCAAAATTTTTCTTGTGCGGTACTAGTGATATTAGAAACCTAACACTTAGTCAATCCGGTAGTTCGTATGAGTGGCAACAATTAGACCCCAATACTTGTGCACCTACAGTTGTTGATGATTGTCCAACCATTAACGCTGCGTGTACATGGAATACAGTGGGAACAGGTGCAACCTATAGTTTGGATTCTGCTGGAGAATTTAGAGTTCGCGTGGATTCTGGACAATACTTCTATTTTAAGTCAACGTTAAATCCATTGGATCCACAGTTGATCAATGAAGATATTATCTGTGGAAACCCTGGTAGGGTAGAGGTTACCAATGTACCAGCTGGTTATGAGTATAGCTTGAACAGTTCAGCTGGACCTTATCAAGATGATCCATTTTTCGATATTGCCACCCCTGGTAATTATATGGTTTGGGCCCGATTAAAAAACGTTTCTGCCAGTGCCTGTTTATTCCCTTCAAATACCGTAAATGTTCAAAGCCTTGATATTACAGTAGATGTTACCGCTAATGATATTTTATGTAGCAGTGAATTGGGAAGTATCGATGTTCAGGTTTCCGGAGTACCTGGTTTTTATACCTATCGTTTGATAAAAAATGGGGTAACGGTGGATACCTTCGGCCCAAATGGATTGGATTCATACACTTTTGACAATGTTGGCCCAGGTGTATATAGCATTAGAGTAGATACCAATGATTGTTCAGAAACGATAACCACGGATACTGGTGGTGCCATTATTGAAATTGGAAATGGAATAAGTCCTTTGGATGTTGTGGCTACAGCTTCTGCTAGTTTTGGTTGCGGAGCTACTTCGGTTGATGTGGATTTGACAACCACAGGGGGTACTGCACCCTATCGTTTTAGTGTAGATGGTGGGGCATTTGGTTCAACATATACTAGTACTACATCTTTTACAGTCACCTCAGCGGCTACCTACGCCATTTTGGTAGAAGATGCCAATGGTTGCCAGAGAAGTGCCACGGTAAACGTACCTGACATTCCACCTCCAACTTTCAATATCACAGAAGAAGATGCGAATTGCGGAGGTTCAAATAATGGTAGAATCACTGTAAATGTCACCAATGGTTTTGGATATGAGATAGAATATAGTAACGATAATGGAGCTACCTATCAAACAAGTAATGTGTTTTCCAATTTGGCTCCTGGTACGTATGATATCGTTTTACGATATGAACAGGATTCCTTCACCTGTAACACATCATCTGTAGTAGGAACAATAGGAACTCCATCAAATATAAATGCTACAGCCACCCCGGATACAGTACCTACATGTGCAGATGAAAGTGGTGGACAGATTACTATTTCAGGCGTTTCAGGGGGAACTGCTCCATATGAATATAGTGTTGGAGCTGGGTTTGGTACAAATCCGGTTTTTGCAAGCTTGGGAGTAGGAACGTATACTCCCCTAATACGGGATGCCAATGGGTGTGTTCAAACTTTACCGGATATTGTCTTCAATGTTCTTGATAAGCCTACGGATATAGCTTTTACCATTTCCAGCTTGGATTGTATCACTACTACGGCTTCAGTTGCATTAGTGGTAACTGGCGGGACTGGACCTTATAATTATGAAATTATTGCCCCAACAGCTAGTGTTGTTGATAATGGAACAAATAGTACATTTAACGGGTTGGGACTTGGAACATACACCTTTAGGGTTACCGATAATGAAGGATGTTCGTATGATGAGAACTACGCGATTACAGATATCAGCTCAATAGGTGTTCAAGCACAACAAACCAAAGTGGTCACCTGTGTTGGAGATTCTGATGGAGAAGGTCGTTTTTTGGTTGATGGTTTTAATACTACATATAGTTATGATATAGACGGAGGAACACCGTTCACGGGTCAAAATAGCGGAATTATACCATTGGCCGGATTGGCAGCAGGAAGTTATGTCATTTCCGTTACAGATGAAGATACCAATTGTACGGATACTGCAACTCTTACAATTGAAGAACCTTCAACGGCCTTTGCTATTTCTAGTTTGGACGTGACCGATATGAGTTGTCAAAACGGAAATATTGGCGCCGTTAGGGTGAATACCGTTGGTGGTTGGGGAGGTAATCGATATACATTGACGCAACCCGATAGTTCTACCAGAGGACCAAAAAATGGAAGTGTTTTCTCAAACCTTTCCCAAGATGGTTTGTATCAAGTAAGTGTAACAGATGCAAACGGTTGTACCGTAACGGATAGTTTTACGCTTACAACGTTAGAGGCGCCCACGCTAACATTGGATACAACTGCTTCGGATTTTTGTTACGACAATTTTACTGCAGCTACCTTAGTGGTCAACGCTACTTTGGGTACTGCCCCATATCAATATAGGATAAATGGAGGGGCCTTGGGCGCTAGCAATAGTTTTGCTGGCCTTACCCCGGGAAATTATAGTATAGAAGTTGTGGACGCCAATGATTGTAGAGATACGGTAACCGCAACAATAGAACCGCAAGTAACTGCATTGGCAACTACCATTCAAGAATTGGATTGTGCTGGTCCTCCTGCACAAATTCAGGTAAATATCAGTAATGGATACACTTCAGGAGGTGACTATGATATTTATGAAGTTCAGATTAATGGTGGAGGATATTCATCGGATAACAACAACATTACAGGAAATTCCTTTGTCTATAGTATTCCTAATGACGGTTCAATCGTTTCGGACACTACCTACCAATTTTTGATTACGGATAGTGAAGGCTGTACTACTGAATCAAACATTATAACTATTACCCCACCTGAAACTATTGCAGGTTCTGTTATTGGTACGGATACGCAATGCGGTGATGCAACCAGTGGAATTGTGGAAGTGGTAGCCGATACCTCACAAGGGATTCCACCGTATGAATACAGTAATGATAATGGAGTAACATTTAGTTCCCAAAACATTTTTTCAGGATATGGTCCGGGAACCCATGGTGGTTTTATGGTTAGGGATAGCAGAGGTTGTGTTAGTCCAGCATACAATGTAACTATCGGTGGTAGTGTGGCATTAGACGCCACAGCTACACCTATTGACGCTGTGTGTTCTTTAGGAGCCGTAAATGGTTCAGTATCTGTAGCAATTACTGGAGGTAGTGGCGTGGCGCCTTTTGATTATATATTGTTGGACGTAAATGGCGTTCCTGTAGCATCATCCATGGGAACTCCTAGTCTTACAGCTAATTTCCCTAATCTTCCAGTTGGAAATTATACTATTGTAACAACGGACAGCCAAGGATGCGAGGATAGGGATGAAGTTGTGGTTGATCAAAACACTTTGGATTTAACTCCTATAGATACACCACCTGCTGTTTGTTCAGGTTCTGCCTTTACTTATAGAGTACAGGCATCAGGGGGTACTGCCCCCTATGAATTTAGATTGGTAGGTGAACCTGCTTTTAATCCAGCGGATAATACTCCTGGACAAGGGGATATTTATGATTTCACTGGTCAGGTAACCTTTGGCGTTACCTACTTCGTTGAGGTAAGGGATGCAAATGGGTGTACTTATATTGAGGAGATAGACCCGATTACGGCAACCAATCCGGTAACTGTTACGGCAAATTCATCCACGGCATCCTGTAATGTAGCAGGTAGTGGTGGAATTGATTATGAGGTCTCAGGAATTACCTCAAGTCCAGGAAATTTTACCGTTACCCTTGAAAATACGGATACAGGTGCCATTGAAGCTGGACCAGACACGTATACATCCGAACCCATTCCATTTAATGATACATTCACTGGGTTGGCACCCGGAAATTACCAAATAATAGTTACAGATGATGATACAGGCTGTAGTTCCAGTACCTTGGTTTTTATTGGATTTAGTTCACCTTCAATTGTTGTAGATAATAATGTAGAGGCCACCTGTAATGCTGGAGCCCTTGTAACGGTAAGAGGATTTGGTGGAACCGCACCATTTGGATACGCCTATGTTCCAAATGGTGACCCAGCACCTACTGTTTTTGGAACAGATACCACATTTGAAATACCAGGACCTTATCCTTCAGATTATGACTTTTACGTAGAAGATGCCAACGGATGTACTGCCTTGACAACGGTTACGGTAACGCAAGAAGCAGGAATCCCAGCACCGGCCATAGACGTTATAAATCAATGTACAGCAACCAGTGGTTATCAAATTAATGTGACTGCCCCACTATCTACCGGTTCAGGTCTACCTGAAGAAACCTTTATGTATGATATTGGTAGTGGTTTTCAAAGCAGTGTAAATTTTGTGGTTCCAAACCCAGGAAGTTATGTGATTACGATACGGGACGGTAATGGATGTACAGCTACTATAGCAGCTGATGTTTTTGATTTCTTTGCCATAACAGCTGATGCAACCTCTTTCCCAACGTGTAATGCAGGTGATGGTGAAATAACGGTAAATACTACTGGAGGTAGTGGTAACTTTGAATTTCAACTAAGAGATGCTGGAACACTGGCCAATATTGGGCCTGCACAGAGCTCGAATACATTCACAGGTGTATTGCCTGGAGATTATAATATTTTGGTTACCGACTTAAGTTCCAATACAACCCCATTATGTACAGATGAGGCTATTGTTAATGTCTCCACAGTTAACACACCTGTTATTACAGCAACACCAAGCACAGAGATTACATGTAATGGAGCCGACAACGGTACTATTTCTGTAGAATTACAACCAGGTAGTGATACAGATACTCCTTTAAGTTATATTTTATATGATGGCGCCAGTTCCACTATTATGGCAGGACCTCAAGCATCTCCTGTATTCGATGATTTAGCACCAGATACATATCAAGTAGAAGTGGTTTCAGATAGGGGATGTACAGATCGTTCAGGAGATATTCTTATTAGTGAGCCAACACTTTTACAGGTTGATGCCATACATACAGAATTCAGTTGTAATCCATCAAGCAACCAATTTAGTACAGCGACCATTACCATTTTTACAGATACGAATGGCGATGGTACCGGAACAGCTACGGGAACGGGTCCGTATACATATAGTATGAATGATGGAACGCCACAATTTGATGGTACAAACTTCCAAACAAGCAATACTTTTGAAGTTATTGACAATGGAACCAACCAAAGTATTATTCTTACGGCAAGAGATCAGAATGGTTGTGAGGAGATGGCAACGGTAAATATAAATACACCTACAGATATTACCTTTAGTTATAGTGTAAGCCCACTAACTTGCGATGCGTCAGGAATCGGTGTAAATCCAGGGTCCATTACAATTATTGTAAACGAGGGTGCTGGAAACTACGAAGTTGAGATTTTGCCCTTAGGCTCGGAACCTGCCATGAATTCTGGAGGTACTGACCGGGTGGTTTGGCCTATTTCAACACCGGGCGATTATATTTTTGCAGTTACTGATATTGGCAATGGAGGATGTTCGTACTTGACTACAACAGTCAATATGCCAGAATACAATAATATTGAAGCCATAATTGCAGAGGTAAGACCTGTTACTTGTTTTAATGGTAATGATGGAGAAATTAGTTTAGAAATCAATAATTATAGTGGAGCCTACAATTACGAAGTATTCTCAAGAGATAACCTTGGGGTTGAAACCACTACAGGTGTAACCGGTAGTTTTGATACCAATGCGCCAATTAATAGTCCAGAAATCATCACTGGGCTTCCAGCGGGTAATTTAATTGTTTATGTTGAAGCATCGGATACACCTTTCTGTGATGTTACAAGTAATATTGCTACCGTTAGATCTCCAGATAGAGCATTATCGGTCACTGCAATCCAAACTTCAGATGTTACCTGTAATGTTCCTGGACTAGGTGAGATTACCGCTACAGGAGATGGTGGTTGGGGAACTTATGAATATCAGCTTATTGCTCCGGATGGTACTACTATTTTGGTCGATTATCCAAATACAAACCCAATTTTTCAAGATTTGTCTACAGGGAATTATACTGTAAATATTAGGGACTTTAGAGGTTGCGAAGAAACTACTTTGATAAACCTTCCACTACCAACACCAATAATAGCAGATATCCAGGTGGTCAGTCCGCTTGCGTGTAACAATGATAATGATGGTATTATAGAAGCACATAATATATTGGGAGGTCAAGGGGCCGGAAATTACTTGTATCAACTGAATAGAATAACGGATGGTACCAATAGTGGCCTTCAAACAACTCCAACATTTGCGAATTTAGCCGCTGGTGACTATACCATCACAATTTTTGATGGGTGGAACTGTAGTTTTACCACCGTTCCGATAACTGTTCAAGATCCAGAAATTGTAATTGCCGAATTGGTTGAACTTCAGCCTCCAGGTTGTGGCGACTTAGGTAGAATGGAATTAACAGTTACCAATCCAGAAGTTGGAGTGGACTATTTTTATCGAAGAGCAGGAACTGCTGATCCATTTACGCCGTTTGGTACAGGTCTAACAAGTGTGGAAATTACTGCGGATATTACAATTGATCCAGGTCCATTCCAATATGAGGTTCAAAATTCCAATGGATGTCCGTTTGAAAGCTCAAACCAGATTTCTTTGGATCCGGCGGCACCCTTGGTAATAGCATTGGATTTGACCAACGCAACCATTAACTGTGCGGGAGAAGCAACCGGAATCATTCGTTCTGAAGCATTTGGAGGCATAGGAAGCTACATCTATACCTTGTTGAATTCTGACGTTCCTCCATATCCAACGGTTGCCACTACTGTTAGGCCTGCCCAAGATTCGGGGATATTTAGAAACCTTGATCCCGGCACCTATTATGTGTATGCCCAGAGTGGAGGTTGTGAAGCAATTTCTACACCAATCGTTATTGAGCCAAAGCCGCCTTTGGTATTGGAATACTTGGAAGCGGTTCCCGTTATGTGCCACGGTGATACAAATGGACAAATTATTATTGAGGCCAGTGGGGGAACTGGAGATATTAGATATTCCATATCAGATACATTAAGTGAGTTTTTTGAAGGAGACGACCCTGTCAATCCAAATAGAAAAACATTTAATGATTTGTCCCCTAGAACCTATGATGTAATTATTCAAGATGACTTAGGGTGTACTATTACAAGAACGGTGGAAATAACACAACCTATGGAGTTATTGGCCGGTATTGCTTCCACCACTCCAGAAATATGCCTTGGGGATATGGATGGCACCTTGACTTTGGATGTTACTGGTGGTACGGCTCCTTATTATACAAGTATAAATTCAGCAGACGATGCAGATTTTGTTCAAAATGAAACTATGTTTTTTGATGGTCTTCAAGGAGGGGAAACCTATGTGGTTTTTGTAAGGGATGCCAACGGATGCCAGACCAACATTGTAGCTGAGATAGGTGTTGGTATTGAATTAATGGTAGAACCTATTGTTCAGTATGGTTGTGATGGTATTTTTCCAAACAGCACGGCAACCGTTTCTGTTGCTGATAGTTCGTTATTGCCAAACCTTTTGTTTTCGTTGGATGTGGATGATATTCAACTGGCTAATGACCAAAGAGTCTATGGAGATTTACCACCAGGGGAACATACAGTCTACGTGTATCATCAAAACGGTTGTGTAACATTTGTTGAATTTGAAATTGATGCTTATGAACCATTGGTTTTGGAGGCCGAGAAGATAGGACCAACTGAAATACAGGCAATTGCTACCGGTGGATTTGGTGGGTATGAATACTTTTTCCAAGGAGAATCATTTGGAGAAACCAATATTTTTACGATTAGCATGGATGCAAATGTGAATATTATGGTTAGAGATCAAAATGGTTGTGTTGCCAATTTAGTGATGCCGTTTGATTTTGATGGGATGCCCGAAATGCCAGATTTTTTCACACCGGATGGTGACAACCTCAATGACTATTGGACAATAGGAAACAGGGAATTCTTTCCGAATTTGGAAGTCAAGATTTACGATAGATACGGTAGGGTTGTTGCCATATTGGACGAAGTAAAGGGCTGGGATGGTAAATATGAAGGAAATGAATTGCCCACGGGTGATTACTGGTATGTTGTTAATGCCAACGATAGTGACAAACAGCAATACGTTGGACATTTTACACTCTACAGATAG